A part of Rhodamnia argentea isolate NSW1041297 chromosome 8, ASM2092103v1, whole genome shotgun sequence genomic DNA contains:
- the LOC115748184 gene encoding clathrin heavy chain 1, which produces MAAANAPVAMKEALTLPSIGINPQFITFTHVTMESDKYICVRETSPQNSVVIIDMSMPNQPLRRPITADSALMNPNSRILALKAQLPGTTQDHLQIFNIEMKAKMKSHQMPEQVVFWKWITPKMLGLVTQTTVYHWSIEGDSEPVKMFERTANLVNNQIINYRCDTSEKWLVLIGIAPGSPERPQLVKGNMQLFSVDQQRSQALEAHAAAFASFKVPGNENPSTLISFATKTINAGQVTSKLHVIELGAQPGKPSFTKKQADLFFPPDFADDFPVAMQISHQYGLIYVITKLGLLFVYDLETATAVYRNRISPDPIFLTAEASSIGGFYAINRRGQVLLATINEATIVPFVSGQLNNLELAVNLAKRGNLPGAEQLVVQRFQELFAQTKYKEAAELAAESPQGILRTPDTVAKFQTVPVQAGQTPPLLQYFGTLLTRGKLNAFESLELSRLVVNQNKKNLLENWLAEDKLECSEELGDLVKTVDNDLALKIFIKARVTPKVVAAFAERREFDKILIYSKQVGYNPDYLFLLQTILRQDAQGALNFALMMSQMEGGCPVDYNTITDLFLQRNLIREATAFLLDVLKPNLPEHGFLQTKVLEINLVTFPNVADAILANGMFSHYDRPRIAQLCEKAGLYVRALQHYSELPDIKRVIVNTHAIEPQSLVEFFGTLSREWALECMKDLLLVNLRGNLQIIVQVAKEYCEQLGVEPCIKIFEQFKSYEGLYFFLGSYLSSSEDPDIHFKYIEAAAKTGQIKEVERVTRESNFYDAEKTKNFLMEAKLPDARPLINVCDRFGFVPDLTHYLYTNNMLRYIEGYVQKVNPGNTPLVVGQLLDDECPEDFIKGLILSVRSLLPVEPLVEECEKRNRLRLLTQFLEHLVSEGSQDVHVHNALGKIIIDSNNNPEHFLTTNPYYDSRVVGKYCEKRDPTLAVVAYRRGQCDEELINVTNKNSLFKLQARYVVERMDGDLWEKVLNPENEYRRQLIDQVVSTALPESKSPEQVSAAVKAFMTADLPHELIELLEKIVLQNSAFSGNFNLQNLLILTAIKADPSRVMDYVNRLDNFDGPAVGEVAVEAQLYEEAFAIFKKFNMNVQAVNVLLDNIRSIERAVEFAFRVEEDAVWSQVAKAQLREGLVSDAIESFIRADDATQFLDVIQAAENANVYHDLVKYLLMVRQKAKEPKVDSELIYAYAKIDRLGEIEEFILMPNVANLQNVGDRLFDEALYEAAKIIFAFISNWAKLACTLVKLQQFQGAVDAARKANSAKTWKEVCFACVDAEEFRLAQICGLNIIVQVDDLEEVSEFYQNRGCFNELISLMESGLGLERAHMGIFTELGVLYARYRPEKLMEHIKLFSTRLNIPKLIRACDEQQHWKELTYLYILYDEFDNAATTIMNHSPEAWEHMQFKDVIVKVANVELYYKAVHFYLQEHPEQINDVLNVLALRVDHTRVVDIMRKAGHLRLVKPYMVAVQSNNVSAVNEALNEIYVEEEDYDRLRESIDLHDNFDMIGLAQKIEKHELLEMRRVAAYIYKKAGRWKQSIALSKKDNLYKDAMETASQSGERELAEELLVYFIEKGKKECFASCLFVCYDLVRADIALELAWMNNMIDFAFPYLLQFIREYTGKVDELIKDKIEAQKEVKAKEKEEKDVIAQQNMYAQLLPLALPAPPMPGMGGPGMGGGFAPPPMGGMGMPPMPPFGMPPMGSY; this is translated from the exons ATGGCTGCGGCCAACGCTCCGGTCGCCATGAAGGAGGCTCTCACG CTTCCGAGCATTGGCATCAATCCACAATTCATCACGTTCACCCATGTCACCATGGAGTCGGACAAGTATATATGTGTTCGGGAGACGTCGCCCCAGAATAGTGTGGTTATTATTGATATGAGCATGCCCAATCAACCTCTGAGGAGGCCCATCACTGCAGACTCTGCTCTTATGAACCCTAATTCTAGAATCCTTGCTCTTAAAG CTCAACTTCCGGGAACCACACAAGATCACTTGCAAATATTTAACATTGAGATGAAAGCAAAAATGAAGTCCCATCAAATGCCAGAGCAG GTTGTCTTTTGGAAATGGATCACTCCTAAAATGTTGGGTTTAGTTACACAAACCACGGTATATCACTGGTCAATTGAAG GTGACTCTGAGCCTGTGAAAATGTTTGAGAGAACAGCTAATCTGGTGAACAATCAGATTATTAACTACCGATGTGATACTTCTGAGAAGTGGCTGGTTTTGATTGGCATCGCCCCAGGCTCCCCAGAG AGGCCACAATTGGTCAAGGGGAACATGCAACTTTTCTCTGTGGATCAGCAGCGTAGTCAAGCTCTTGAAGCTCATGCTGCAGCATTCGCCTCATTCAAA GTCCCAGGAAATGAGAATCCTTCTACACTCATAAGCTTTGCAACGAAAACCATTAATGCTGGACAGGTTACATCAAAGTTACATGTCATTGAACTGGGCGCCCAGCCAG GAAAGCCATCCTTTACAAAAAAGCAGGCAGATCTTTTCTTTCCTCCAGATTTTGCTGATGACTTCCCAGTTGCAATGCAG ATATCTCACCAATATGGTTTGATATATGTGATTACCAAGCTTGGGCTGTTGTTTGTGTATGACTTGGAGACTGCAACTGCAGTATACAGAAACAGAATAAGTCCAGATCCAATATTTTTGACAGCTGAAGCTTCGTCTATTGGAGGATTTTATGCCATCAATAGACGGGGACAGGTTCTACTTGCTACTATAAATGAGGCTACTATTGTACCCTTTGTCAGTGGCCAG TTAAACAACTTGGAGCTTGCTGTCAATCTTGCCAAAAGAGGAAATCTTCCTGGTGCTGAGCAGCTG GTTGTCCAAAGATTCCAAGAACTGTTTGCCCAGACAAAGTACAAAGAAGCTGCTGAACTTGCAGCTGAGTCTCCACAAGGAATTTTACGCACCCCTGATACAGTCGCCAAGTTTCAG ACCGTCCCTGTGCAAGCTGGGCAGACACCACCTCTGTTGCAGTACTTTGGCACACTTCTTACTAGAGGAAAACTTAATGCATTTGAATCATTGGAACTATCTCGGCTTGTTGTGAACCAAAACAAGAAGAACCTATTGGAGAATTGGCTTGCGGAGGACAAGCTAGAATGCAGCGAGGAACTTGGAGACCTTGTGAAG ACTGTGGATAATGATCTAGCGTTGAAAATATTCATCAAAGCCAGAGTAACTCCTAAAGTTGTTGCAGCTTTTGCTGAGCGGAGAGAGTTTGATAAGATACTGATATATTCAAAGCAG GTTGGGTATAACCCtgattatttgtttcttttgcaaACAATCCTCCGACAAGATGCACAG GGCGCCTTGAATTTTGCTTTGATGATGTCTCAAATGGAGGGAGGATGTCCAGTTGACTACAATACAATTACAGATCTCTTTCTTCAG AGAAATTTGATCCGTGAGGCAACAGCCTTTCTGTTGGATGTTTTGAAACCAAATCTTCCAGAACATGGTTTTCTTCAAACAAAG GTTCTTGAAATCAATTTGGTCACTTTCCCTAATGTTGCTGATGCAATCTTGGCCAATGGAATGTTTAGCCACTATGACCGTCCTCGGATTGCCCAGCTTTGTGAAAAGGCTGGTCTTTATGTTAGGGCATTGCAA CACTATTCAGAACTGCCAGATATCAAACGTGTAATCGTGAATACCCATGCTATTGAGCCACAG TCGCTGGTAGAGTTTTTTGGCACCCTCTCACGGGAATGGGCTTTAGAGTGCATGAAGGACCTTTTGCTGGTTAATCTCCGTGGCAACCTTCAGATAATAGTACAG GTTGCCAAAGAATACTGTGAGCAGCTGGGCGTTGAGCCCTGCATAAAGATTTTTGAGCAATTCAAGTCTTATGAAGGACTCTACTTTTTCCTGGGTTCGTACTTGAGCTCCAG TGAGGACCCTGACATTCATTTCAAGTATATTGAAGCCGCTGCTAAAACCGGTCAAATTAAAGAGGTTGAACGAGTGACCAGAGAATCAAACTTCTATGACGCAGAAAAGACAAAGAACTTTTTAATGGAGGCCAAGCTTCCAGATGCACGGCCCCTTATCAATGTCTGTGATCGATTTGGGTTTGTGCCTGATCTCACTCACTACCTTTATACCAACAACATGCTCCGCTATATTGAAGGTTATGTCCAGAAG GTGAACCCTGGGAACACTCCCTTAGTTGTGGGACAGTTGCTAGATGACGAGTGTCCAGAAGACTTTATCAAAGGCTTGATTCTGTCTGTTCGTTCTCTGCTTCCAGTGGAGCCCCTTGTGGAGGAATGTGAAAAAAG GAATCGTCTGCGGTTACTTACTCAGTTCCTGGAGCATCTTGTGAGTGAGGGAAGCCAAGATGTACACGTCCATAATGCCCTGGGTAAAATAATTATAGACAGCAACAACAATCCAGAACACTTCCTCACCACCAACCCATACTATGATTCCCGTGTAGTGGGTAAATACTGTGAAAAGCGTGATCCCACTCTAGCAGTTGTAGCTTACCGAAGAGGCCAATGTGATGAGGAGCTTATCAATGTAACTAACAAGAACTCTTTGTTCAAGTTACAAGCCAG GTACGTTGTTGAGAGAATGGATGGTGATCTCTGGGAGAAGGTTCTAAACCCTGAGAATGAATATAGGAGACAGCTGATTGATCAGGTTGTATCTACAGCATTGCCTGAAAGCAAAAGTCCAGAGCAAGTGTCTGCAGCTGTTAAAGCCTTCATGACAGCTGATCTTCCACATGAACTGATTGAGCTCTTGGAGAAAATTGTTCTGCAGAACTCTGCATTCAGTGGGAACTTTAACCTACAAAACCTGCTTATCCTTACCGCTATTAAGGCAGACCCATCAAGAGTTATGGATTATGTCAATAGACTTGATAACTTTGATGGACCTGCTGTTGGAGAAGTTGCTGTGGAAGCTCAACTATACGAGGAAGcctttgcaattttcaaaaagttcaacATGAATGTTCAGGCTGTTAATGTCTTATTGGACAATATTAGAAGCATTGAGCGAGCTGTGGAGTTTGCATTCAgggttgaagaagatgctgtCTGGAGCCAGGTAGCTAAGGCTCAGTTGAGGGAGGGTCTAGTGAGTGATGCAATTGAGTCGTTTATTCGGGCAGATGATGCGACTCAATTCTTGGATGTTATTCAAGCTGCAGAGAACGCAAATGTCTACCATGACTTGGTGAAATACCTTTTAATGGTTAGGCAGAAGGCAAAAGAGCCAAAAGTGGACAGTGAACTTATTTATGCGTATGCAAAGATTGATAGATTGGgtgaaattgaagaatttattCTCATGCCTAATGTGGCCAATCTGCAAAATGTTGGTGATCGCCTGTTTGATGAAGCCTTATATGAGGCTGCTAAGATCATATTTGCCTTTATCTCTAACTGGGCCAAGTTGGCGTGCACACTGGTGAAGCTGCAACAATTCCAAGGTGCTGTTGATGCAGCACGAAAAGCCAACAGTGCAAAGACATGGAAAGAAGTTTGTTTTGCTTGTGTTGATGCTGAGGAGTTCCGCTTAGCTCAAATATGTGGTTTGAACATCATTGTCCAG GTGGATGACCTGGAAGAAGTCAGTGAATTCTATCAGAACAGAGGATGCTTTAATGAGCTCATCTCACTTATGGAGAGTGGTTTGGGGCTAGAACGTGCACATATGGGCATTTTCACTGAATTGGGAGTTCTTTATGCTAGATACCGTCCTGAGAAGCTGATGGAGCACATCAAGCTCTTCTCAACGCGTCTCAACATTCCAAAGCTTATCAGAGCTTGTGATGAGCAACAACATTGGAAGGAGCTTACCTATTTGTACATTCTATATGATGAGTTTGATAATGCTGCAACTACCATAATGAACCACTCCCCAGAAGCATGGGAACACATGCAATTTAAAGATGTTATCGTCAAAGTTGCTAATGTTGAACTCTACTATAAGGCTGTGCACTTCTACTTGCAAGAACATCCAGAGCAGATCAATGATGTTCTAAATGTGCTTGCACTGCGAGTGGACCATACACGTGTTGTTGACATCATGCGAAAG GCTGGTCACCTGCGTCTTGTGAAGCCATACATGGTTGCAGTTCAAAGCAATAATGTGTCTGCTGTGAATGAGGCTTTGAATGAGATATATGTGGAAGAGGAAGACTACGATCGACTACGTGAATCTATTGATTTGCATGATAACTTTGATATGATAGGCTTGGCTCAAAAG ATTGAGAAGCATGAGCTTCTTGAAATGAGAAGAGTTGCTGCTTATATTTACAAGAAGGCTGGCCGATGGAAGCAGTCAATTGCACTGTCAAAGAAAGACAATCTTTACAAAGATGCAATGGAGACAGCTTCTCAGTCTGGTGAACGTGAACTTGCTGAAGAGTTGCTTGTTTATTTCATTGAAAAG GGGAAGAAAGAATGCTTTGCATCTTGCCTATTTGTTTGCTATGATTTGGTTCGAGCAGATATCGCTCTTGAGCTAGCTTGGATGAACAACATGATTGACTTTGCCTTCCCATATCTCCTCCAG